The genomic interval CCGTTGATGAAAAAATACCATGAATTAGGTACTTCTATGAACATCAATCCATTAAATGAAAGAAAAGTACTGCCAACAAAAAATCTCAAAGACAATCATTTCGATTTGGCTGATGAGATTTCAGGTGAAGCTTTTGCTGTTAATTATCTTGGTAGGAGAGTAGCCTGTTCCCATTGCCCTGTAAGCTGCATCCACATAGCAGCATTGCGAGAGCCATATGAATCAGAACCCTACTTTTACAAGACCAATATGATCTCATATGATTATGAACTTATTTATTCGCTAGGATCGATGTTAGGTGTAGGTTCTAGTAGAGGTTTGCTCAAGCTTATGGATGAAGTAGAGATTCAAGGTCTTGATGCTATAAGTACCGGTGTAGCTCTTGCATGGGCAACCGAAATGAAAGAAAGAGGATATTTATCTGAAAAAGAAACTTTTGGTCTTAATCTAAAATGGGGCGATTATGAAAATTATATTAAAGCTATAAAATTAATCGTAGAACAGCCAAATGATTTTTTCAGATTTCTCGCAAAAGGTGTAATTCAAGCCTCATCAAAATATGGAGGAACGGAATTTGCATTAGCCTTTGGCGGTAATGAAATGCCTGGATATCATACAGGACCAATTGCTTATGTGGGTTTTATTACAGGGGCGAGGCATAGTCATCTGGATAGTGCAGGTTATAGTTTTGATCAAAAATTTAAAGCAGCTGGAAAGAATCTTGTTCCACAAGAGATAGCGAATTCTTTAATTGCAGAGGAAAAATGGCGACAGATTCTATCTAGTTTAGTAATCTGTTTTTTTGCTAGAAAAGTATACACTCCTGAGATAGTATCAAAAGCCTATCTTGTATTAGAATATGACCTTGTTTATGATGATCTTTTAAAAATTGGAGAAAAGATATTAAAATCAAAATATGATTTTAAAACTCGTGAAGGTTTTAGATTCGATGAATTAAAGATACCGCATAGAATATTCGAGTTAGAAACTCTTTTTGGCAAAATTAGTAAGGACGTAGTAAAAAGGAGCATTAAAAAATTTAAAGATGAAATAGAGAATTTATGATCAAAATAAGATAGCTGAAAACAACCATATGATATATACAACATAATAGCAACCTCTAAAGTGGAAGGTAGTATTG from Candidatus Methylarchaceae archaeon HK02M2 carries:
- a CDS encoding aldehyde ferredoxin oxidoreductase family protein, translated to MIENDTIKRILYVDLSRRRFWVEEDEDLFKSYLGGAGVAIQLLHKECPKGIDPFSPDNPAIFTVGQFNAIFPIASKMVAMFKSPLTGNLGESHGGGRSAIAMRMAGYGALVIKGKSETPVYIAIHDDDVHFRDASVLWGMSSSYTVGRIIREQEPGSGIRTIMRIGRAGEQLVSYACLITETYRHFGRMGLGAVLGSKKVKAIVISGKRSFKFKDQKLYRQTYKEIFKSLVESPLMKKYHELGTSMNINPLNERKVLPTKNLKDNHFDLADEISGEAFAVNYLGRRVACSHCPVSCIHIAALREPYESEPYFYKTNMISYDYELIYSLGSMLGVGSSRGLLKLMDEVEIQGLDAISTGVALAWATEMKERGYLSEKETFGLNLKWGDYENYIKAIKLIVEQPNDFFRFLAKGVIQASSKYGGTEFALAFGGNEMPGYHTGPIAYVGFITGARHSHLDSAGYSFDQKFKAAGKNLVPQEIANSLIAEEKWRQILSSLVICFFARKVYTPEIVSKAYLVLEYDLVYDDLLKIGEKILKSKYDFKTREGFRFDELKIPHRIFELETLFGKISKDVVKRSIKKFKDEIENL